One Pseudomonas brassicacearum genomic region harbors:
- a CDS encoding YfaP family protein — MTLRYPQVLLLLCALTALPPAMAADSIKLDTPIGGWRSGAPGGEGESFSQTVNYPASSVNTPPGQANTARITGQIKSAPKDSNAPGQLIVNGVSLPLKLDEEGRFDRPFSFPNGSNSVEVRSPDGQQRHRTQFLNTSGGATPAKLRVLLTWDSDGTDLDLHLVTPDGAHIWYGDRVVPNGAALDVDVTTGYGPEIFAMPAPIKGQYLVYVNYYGGGYRSEEGDEEGEGGGEQAQQALTTAQVTIITEEGTPNEKMETFLVPMRAVGELTLVKSFSYP; from the coding sequence ATGACACTCCGTTATCCACAGGTCTTGCTGTTGCTCTGCGCCCTGACCGCGTTGCCACCGGCCATGGCCGCTGACTCCATCAAGCTCGACACCCCCATTGGCGGCTGGCGCAGCGGGGCGCCGGGCGGTGAAGGCGAAAGCTTCAGCCAGACCGTCAACTACCCGGCCTCGTCGGTCAATACGCCCCCAGGCCAGGCCAACACCGCCCGCATCACTGGGCAGATCAAAAGCGCGCCCAAGGACAGCAATGCGCCGGGCCAGTTGATCGTCAACGGCGTCAGCCTGCCGCTGAAGCTGGATGAGGAAGGTCGCTTCGACCGGCCGTTCTCGTTCCCCAACGGCAGCAACAGCGTTGAAGTGCGCAGCCCCGATGGCCAGCAGCGCCACCGTACGCAGTTCCTCAACACCAGCGGTGGCGCCACCCCGGCCAAGCTGCGGGTCTTGCTGACCTGGGACAGCGATGGCACCGACCTGGACTTGCACCTCGTCACCCCCGACGGCGCCCACATCTGGTACGGCGACCGCGTCGTTCCCAACGGCGCCGCGCTCGATGTTGACGTCACCACCGGCTACGGCCCGGAAATCTTCGCCATGCCCGCGCCGATCAAAGGCCAGTACTTGGTGTACGTGAACTACTACGGCGGCGGTTATCGCAGTGAGGAGGGCGACGAAGAGGGTGAGGGCGGTGGAGAGCAAGCGCAACAAGCCCTGACCACGGCGCAGGTGACCATCATCACGGAAGAAGGCACGCCAAACGAAAAGATGGAAACCTTCCTGGTGCCGATGCGGGCAGTGGGCGAGCTGACGCTGGTCAAGAGCTTCAGTTACCCATAA
- a CDS encoding DUF2300 domain-containing protein: MRRRWLGWLLCLIPALATAQDEPLRLAFDGQLLRVSQTQVLDRQPLPDSLQAPLGSLWKIFVYAWLVDTDAREPVYECRGESKEEVYCCNAGQSIGRDQALVKSCGLYFEPQRLGLSASNWRDYWQARQAPAWLLDLPALQPQTQVPVVELLKTLATLPAQDQARRVLLDVVLNAADGRLVGELGSRLRVKTWSWLGNQGPSSRQGGFAGWLADGTPVWAGGRGTSQQVLKVYGEGLAAALPSRWPAETGRCVEVGLFARYPLQRVMSGDRPAAPGQLRGDYRVEFANGNQLDIHSDGELFLMPGKLVARLDREEYVARVLQREAKAEPVEAAKALAVAIRTYLLQNAQRHGDCLSIDDSSHRQRVAPRPATAETRAIAAWTSDLVLAGTDVTYHSDQAGPDKLSWLQAVEQANGGQRYDAILLHAYPRASLSRWDNPVASCEALPAAQDWLLKQRRGWRSRLESEVGYNEISSFAVCRVAFGRPYVDRERQRIYVRGVLSLQDRLDLTHEYLHLAFEAHPNGQDETYIEGLARHLLLE, from the coding sequence ATGCGCAGGCGGTGGCTTGGGTGGTTGTTGTGCTTGATTCCTGCGCTGGCGACAGCGCAGGACGAGCCGTTGCGCCTGGCCTTCGACGGGCAACTGTTGCGGGTCAGCCAGACCCAGGTGCTCGACCGCCAGCCGCTGCCGGATTCCTTGCAGGCGCCGTTGGGCAGTCTGTGGAAGATCTTTGTCTACGCCTGGCTGGTGGACACCGACGCCCGTGAACCGGTCTATGAATGCCGGGGTGAGTCCAAGGAAGAGGTCTACTGCTGCAATGCCGGGCAGAGCATTGGACGCGACCAGGCGCTGGTGAAATCCTGCGGCTTGTATTTCGAACCTCAGCGGCTCGGGCTTTCGGCCTCGAACTGGCGCGACTATTGGCAGGCCCGCCAGGCGCCGGCATGGCTGTTGGACTTGCCGGCCTTGCAACCCCAGACCCAGGTGCCCGTCGTTGAACTGCTCAAGACCCTGGCCACGCTGCCGGCCCAGGATCAAGCGCGGCGGGTGCTGCTGGACGTGGTGCTCAACGCGGCGGACGGGCGACTGGTCGGCGAGTTGGGCAGCCGTCTGCGGGTCAAGACCTGGAGCTGGCTGGGTAATCAGGGGCCGTCGTCCCGTCAGGGCGGTTTCGCCGGTTGGCTGGCGGACGGTACTCCGGTGTGGGCCGGTGGACGCGGCACCAGCCAGCAGGTGCTGAAGGTCTATGGTGAGGGTTTGGCGGCGGCGCTACCGTCGCGTTGGCCAGCGGAAACCGGGCGTTGCGTGGAAGTGGGGCTGTTTGCCCGTTATCCCTTGCAACGGGTGATGTCGGGCGACCGCCCGGCCGCGCCGGGGCAACTGCGCGGTGACTACCGCGTCGAATTCGCCAACGGCAATCAGTTGGATATCCACAGCGACGGCGAGCTGTTCCTGATGCCCGGCAAGCTGGTGGCGCGATTGGACCGGGAGGAATACGTCGCCCGGGTCCTGCAACGCGAAGCCAAGGCCGAGCCCGTCGAAGCCGCCAAGGCCTTGGCCGTGGCGATCCGCACCTACCTGCTGCAAAACGCCCAGCGCCACGGCGATTGCCTGAGCATCGACGACAGCAGCCATCGCCAGCGCGTCGCGCCACGCCCGGCGACGGCTGAAACCCGTGCGATTGCGGCCTGGACCAGTGATCTGGTCCTGGCCGGCACCGATGTCACCTATCACTCCGACCAGGCCGGCCCGGACAAGCTGTCCTGGCTGCAAGCCGTCGAACAGGCCAACGGCGGCCAGCGTTACGACGCCATCCTGCTGCATGCCTACCCACGCGCCAGCCTCAGCCGCTGGGACAATCCGGTGGCGTCTTGCGAGGCATTGCCCGCCGCCCAGGATTGGCTGCTGAAACAACGGCGCGGCTGGCGTTCGCGGTTGGAAAGCGAAGTGGGCTACAACGAAATCAGTTCTTTCGCCGTCTGCCGCGTCGCCTTCGGCCGGCCTTACGTCGACCGCGAGCGCCAGCGCATCTATGTGCGCGGCGTGCTGTCGCTGCAGGACCGCCTCGACCTGACCCATGAATATCTGCACCTGGCCTTTGAAGCTCACCCCAACGGCCAGGACGAAACCTATATCGAAGGGCTCGCCCGTCACCTCTTGCTGGAATAG
- a CDS encoding alpha-2-macroglobulin family protein: MTGARMLRLCSKLPLLFALLLAPLVNAEDTVEPSGYTPVAGESFFLLADSSFASDEQAMVRLEAPGRDYRRFRMEPYGGADIRVYRIDKPLDFLKRQKNLHRVVSDGQFKGEGLSNTLAYLWDNWYRKSRRVMQRAFSYESRQQVTEEVPELKIGDALVAPTPYDAPAQFALIPGLPVVSQFRYPLWQAKPIQPPAGVNLAGSSSEFVSVAPGNVYVPLGQLKPGLYLVEALIGKYRATTMVFVSNTVAVSKIAGDELLVWAARKHEGRSVPKVNVLWTDGLGVMSSGATDEDGLLRLKHVSPERSFVIGEDEEGGVFVSENFYYDSEIYDTKLYAFTDRPLYRPGDWVSLKIVGREFKNARDSVQPAAADVNVSVLDATGTALQTLALKLDSKAGTQGRFQLPENAVAGGYELRFSYKDQLYSSAFRVAEYIKPHFEIALNLAKQDYRTGEPVKGNLVLLYPDGKPVVNATVSLSLRAQQLSMVDNELQYLGQFPVELTSSEVTTDAKGNATLDLPAADKPSRYTLTVFASDGAAYRVKTTKEILIDRGAANFRLSAPQRFSAVGQKVAFSYANEGGNEQAKAVTPGSYAWVRLEDQTTGEGKLTAKDKGFSLTFDRPGTYNLTLKDDHGRVIGAAAHAVTGEGIKAVPGTVEIVLDKAEYKAGDEALALITFPEPVSDALLSLERDKVEATALLSKGSDWLKMEKLSDTQYRARIPVKDAFAPNLTFSVLYTKGGQYSFQNAGIKVVAPQIDVAVVTDKATYRPGDTVTVDLSTQFAGKAIPAHLTVSVVDEMVYALQPEVAPTIDQFFYHPRRNNVRTSASLSFISYDVALPGSPGAPGKANRSERGVKVLERPRREDVDTAAWQPELVTDASGKVRFTFKMPDSLTRWRITARAISDDGQVGQKKQFIASEKPLYLKWSGPTRFRTGDKPQLGLFAFSQAEKPLTTELLIRYAGTEQRVVAELKNGINYVALPAIELSSGDLSVQLQVNGETQDTLAVRLNASGNGWQVTQSQRFDVASGETPLTLPADASDIRLRLDDSPQALFRSALDDLLSYPYGGVEQTASRLLPLSIAYPTLAANPQIRDRLRLIMQNSRLRLVQMAGPSASFTWWGQDGEPDAFLTAYAYYADWHASKALDLSLPPEHWQRVLEVYAKQAGDTPLLQRALILSFAKQMQLPVNTLLSGLMDDLAKASEDTTESVLDSGEDSLVMSAPDSALGLASARVLTASLAKQAKVPLPAAFSRQVDAAQQQLELSSQPFVEALVLSLQTFDQARASALLERVLPQQSTLERALALTWLQRSIEQAAPAVALAPGEGWKAQQGATGETYWQWQGAQLPTQLTLTGAQERPLQAALSFQSQQPPLAPMAVSITRRLSRLVPGDEAFTFKLEAVGNKPLSSDSLYLDEVIINSKAPTPLRYGMLEVPLPPGADVERTTWGIQLMGKADSEPTSLERARFEPGQMAYAVPVDALSGELRLRHLVRFSQKGQFTLPPVRFTQVYAPQHQAREQKPALGQITVN, translated from the coding sequence ATGACCGGTGCCCGCATGCTGCGCTTGTGTTCAAAATTGCCCCTGCTGTTTGCCCTGTTGCTGGCCCCTCTCGTGAACGCCGAAGACACGGTGGAGCCCAGCGGCTACACGCCGGTGGCCGGTGAAAGCTTCTTCCTGCTGGCCGACAGCAGCTTTGCCAGCGATGAGCAGGCCATGGTTCGCCTCGAAGCGCCGGGCCGCGACTATCGCCGGTTCCGCATGGAGCCCTATGGCGGTGCCGATATCCGCGTCTATCGCATCGACAAGCCGCTGGACTTTCTCAAGCGCCAGAAGAACCTGCACCGCGTGGTCAGCGACGGCCAGTTCAAAGGCGAAGGCCTGTCGAACACCCTCGCGTACCTGTGGGACAACTGGTACCGCAAGTCCCGTCGGGTGATGCAGCGGGCGTTCTCCTACGAGTCCCGCCAGCAAGTGACCGAAGAAGTGCCGGAGCTGAAGATCGGCGACGCCCTGGTGGCGCCGACGCCGTACGACGCACCGGCACAATTTGCCTTGATCCCGGGTTTGCCGGTGGTCAGCCAGTTCCGTTATCCATTGTGGCAGGCCAAGCCGATCCAGCCGCCGGCGGGCGTCAACCTGGCCGGTTCGTCCAGTGAGTTCGTCAGTGTCGCGCCGGGCAATGTCTATGTGCCGCTGGGCCAGTTGAAACCGGGCCTGTACCTGGTGGAGGCGTTGATTGGTAAGTACCGCGCGACCACCATGGTCTTCGTTTCCAACACCGTGGCGGTGAGCAAGATTGCCGGCGACGAGTTGCTGGTCTGGGCCGCACGCAAGCATGAAGGGCGTTCGGTGCCCAAGGTCAATGTGCTGTGGACCGACGGCCTGGGTGTGATGAGCAGCGGTGCCACCGATGAAGACGGTTTGCTGCGCCTCAAGCACGTCAGTCCGGAACGCTCGTTCGTCATTGGCGAAGACGAGGAGGGCGGCGTATTCGTCTCCGAGAACTTCTACTACGACAGCGAAATCTACGACACCAAGCTCTATGCCTTCACCGACCGGCCGCTGTATCGCCCGGGGGATTGGGTGTCGCTGAAAATCGTCGGCCGTGAGTTCAAGAACGCCCGTGATTCGGTGCAACCGGCGGCCGCCGACGTCAATGTCAGCGTGTTGGATGCCACCGGCACCGCCCTGCAAACCCTGGCTCTGAAGCTGGATTCCAAGGCCGGTACCCAGGGCCGTTTCCAACTGCCGGAAAACGCCGTGGCCGGCGGCTACGAGCTGCGCTTCAGCTATAAGGACCAGCTCTACAGCAGCGCCTTCCGCGTGGCTGAGTACATCAAGCCGCACTTTGAAATCGCCTTGAACCTGGCCAAGCAGGATTACCGCACTGGCGAGCCGGTCAAGGGCAACCTGGTGCTGCTATACCCGGATGGCAAGCCGGTGGTCAACGCCACGGTGAGCCTGAGCCTGCGGGCCCAGCAACTGTCGATGGTGGACAACGAGCTGCAATACCTGGGGCAATTCCCGGTCGAGCTGACCAGTAGCGAAGTGACCACCGACGCCAAGGGCAACGCGACCCTCGACCTGCCGGCCGCCGACAAGCCGAGCCGCTACACCCTCACCGTGTTCGCCAGCGATGGCGCGGCGTATCGGGTCAAGACCACCAAGGAAATCCTCATCGACCGTGGCGCGGCGAATTTCCGCCTGAGCGCACCCCAGCGCTTCAGCGCCGTTGGCCAGAAAGTGGCGTTCAGCTACGCCAACGAAGGCGGCAACGAACAAGCCAAAGCCGTGACCCCGGGCAGCTACGCCTGGGTGCGCCTGGAAGACCAGACTACGGGTGAAGGCAAGCTGACGGCCAAGGACAAGGGCTTCAGCCTGACCTTCGATCGTCCCGGCACCTACAACCTGACGCTCAAGGACGACCACGGCCGGGTCATCGGCGCCGCCGCCCATGCGGTGACCGGTGAAGGCATCAAGGCCGTGCCGGGCACGGTCGAGATCGTCCTCGATAAAGCCGAATACAAGGCCGGTGACGAAGCGCTGGCCCTGATCACCTTCCCGGAACCGGTCAGCGATGCGCTGCTGTCCCTTGAGCGGGACAAGGTCGAGGCCACGGCGCTGTTGTCCAAGGGCAGTGACTGGCTGAAGATGGAAAAACTCAGCGACACCCAATATCGCGCGCGCATTCCAGTGAAGGACGCCTTCGCCCCGAACCTGACGTTCTCGGTGCTCTACACCAAGGGCGGCCAGTACAGCTTCCAGAACGCCGGTATCAAGGTGGTTGCACCGCAGATCGATGTGGCGGTCGTCACTGACAAAGCCACCTACCGCCCTGGCGACACGGTGACCGTGGACCTGAGCACCCAGTTCGCCGGCAAGGCGATTCCGGCGCACCTGACCGTCAGCGTCGTCGACGAAATGGTCTATGCCTTGCAACCGGAAGTGGCGCCGACCATCGACCAGTTCTTCTATCACCCGCGTCGCAATAACGTGCGCACTAGCGCCAGCCTGTCGTTCATCAGCTACGACGTGGCGCTGCCGGGCAGCCCTGGCGCGCCGGGCAAGGCCAACCGCAGCGAGCGTGGCGTCAAGGTGCTGGAGCGGCCGCGGCGTGAAGACGTCGACACGGCTGCGTGGCAACCGGAGCTGGTCACCGACGCCAGCGGCAAGGTCCGCTTCACCTTCAAGATGCCGGATTCCCTGACCCGCTGGCGCATCACCGCCCGGGCCATCTCTGACGACGGCCAGGTGGGGCAGAAGAAACAATTCATCGCCTCGGAAAAACCGCTGTACCTGAAGTGGAGCGGCCCGACCCGCTTCCGCACGGGCGATAAGCCGCAACTGGGCCTGTTCGCCTTCAGCCAGGCGGAAAAGCCGCTGACCACTGAACTGCTGATCCGCTATGCCGGTACTGAACAACGGGTGGTGGCAGAGCTGAAAAACGGCATCAACTATGTGGCGCTGCCGGCAATCGAACTGAGCAGCGGCGACCTGAGCGTGCAGTTGCAAGTGAACGGCGAAACCCAGGACACCTTGGCGGTGCGCCTGAACGCCAGCGGCAATGGTTGGCAAGTCACCCAGAGCCAGCGCTTCGACGTAGCGAGTGGCGAGACCCCGCTGACCCTGCCGGCCGACGCCAGCGACATCCGCCTGCGCCTGGATGACAGCCCGCAAGCGTTGTTCCGTTCGGCCCTGGATGACTTGTTGAGCTACCCCTACGGTGGCGTCGAGCAGACCGCCAGCCGTCTGCTGCCATTGAGCATCGCCTACCCGACCCTGGCGGCGAACCCGCAGATCCGCGATCGCTTGCGCCTGATCATGCAAAACAGCCGCTTGCGCCTGGTGCAAATGGCCGGGCCGTCGGCGAGCTTCACCTGGTGGGGCCAGGACGGTGAGCCGGATGCGTTCCTCACGGCCTACGCCTATTACGCCGACTGGCACGCCAGCAAGGCCCTGGACCTGAGCCTACCGCCGGAACACTGGCAGCGGGTGCTGGAGGTCTACGCCAAGCAGGCCGGTGATACGCCGCTGCTGCAACGGGCGTTGATCCTGTCGTTCGCCAAGCAGATGCAATTGCCGGTGAACACCCTGCTCAGCGGGCTGATGGACGATCTGGCCAAGGCCAGTGAAGACACTACCGAAAGCGTGCTGGACAGCGGTGAAGACAGCCTGGTCATGAGCGCGCCGGATTCAGCCCTTGGCTTGGCTAGCGCCCGCGTACTGACCGCGTCCCTCGCCAAGCAGGCGAAGGTGCCGTTGCCGGCCGCCTTCAGCCGTCAGGTGGACGCCGCGCAACAGCAGCTGGAACTCAGCTCGCAGCCATTCGTCGAAGCCCTGGTCCTGTCGTTGCAAACCTTCGACCAGGCCCGCGCCAGCGCCTTGCTGGAACGTGTGCTGCCGCAACAGTCGACCCTGGAACGGGCCCTGGCCTTGACCTGGCTGCAGCGCAGCATCGAACAGGCCGCGCCAGCCGTGGCCCTGGCCCCGGGCGAAGGCTGGAAAGCCCAGCAAGGCGCGACCGGTGAAACCTACTGGCAATGGCAAGGCGCGCAGTTGCCGACCCAACTGACCCTCACCGGTGCCCAGGAGCGTCCACTGCAAGCCGCACTGAGCTTCCAGAGCCAGCAACCGCCGCTGGCGCCGATGGCCGTGTCCATTACCCGGCGCCTGTCGCGTTTGGTGCCGGGCGACGAGGCGTTCACCTTCAAGCTCGAAGCCGTGGGCAACAAGCCGTTGTCCAGCGACAGCCTCTACTTGGATGAAGTCATCATCAACAGCAAGGCGCCGACACCGCTGCGCTACGGCATGCTTGAAGTGCCGTTGCCGCCGGGCGCCGATGTGGAGCGCACCACTTGGGGCATCCAGTTGATGGGCAAGGCCGACAGCGAACCGACTTCCCTGGAAAGGGCGCGCTTCGAACCGGGCCAGATGGCGTATGCAGTGCCGGTGGATGCCCTCAGTGGCGAGCTGCGCCTGCGGCACTTGGTGCGCTTCTCCCAGAAGGGCCAGTTCACTTTGCCGCCGGTGCGCTTCACCCAGGTCTACGCGCCACAGCATCAGGCACGGGAACAGAAACCGGCGCTTGGTCAGATCACGGTTAACTGA
- a CDS encoding DUF1175 family protein, whose amino-acid sequence MESPVTGLIRNPGWALLLALLLGGPALAVEAPSLDVQQSQVFRAWFVRIAQEQLTKGPSPRWYQQDCAGLVRFAANEALKVHDDKWLRSNGLSNRYLPPELPLSDAQRRLAQQWQQGGGKVGPYVNAIKLIQFNSRLVGRDVAQARPGDLMFFDQGDDQHLMIWMGRYIAYHTGTTTPTDNGMRSASLQQLMNWKDTRWIPDAANPNFIGVYRLNFLSQ is encoded by the coding sequence ATGGAAAGCCCTGTGACAGGACTGATTCGAAATCCCGGATGGGCGCTGCTGCTGGCGCTGCTGCTGGGCGGGCCGGCGTTGGCCGTCGAGGCACCGTCGCTGGATGTGCAGCAGTCCCAGGTGTTTCGTGCCTGGTTCGTGCGCATTGCCCAGGAACAGCTGACCAAAGGCCCGAGCCCGCGTTGGTATCAGCAAGACTGCGCCGGGCTGGTGCGCTTTGCCGCCAATGAAGCGCTGAAGGTCCACGATGACAAATGGCTGCGCAGCAATGGCCTGTCCAATCGCTACCTGCCACCGGAATTGCCCCTCAGCGATGCGCAACGGCGCCTCGCCCAGCAATGGCAGCAGGGCGGCGGCAAGGTCGGGCCCTACGTCAACGCCATCAAGCTGATCCAGTTCAACAGTCGCCTGGTGGGCCGCGATGTCGCCCAGGCCCGTCCCGGCGACCTGATGTTCTTCGATCAGGGCGACGACCAGCACCTGATGATCTGGATGGGCCGCTACATCGCCTATCACACCGGCACCACAACCCCTACCGACAACGGCATGCGCTCCGCAAGCCTGCAACAACTCATGAACTGGAAGGACACCCGATGGATACCCGACGCAGCCAACCCCAACTTCATCGGCGTCTATCGACTCAACTTTCTCTCCCAATGA
- a CDS encoding DUF2138 domain-containing protein yields the protein MSDNTASPTTPTPVAKPVRRWPALLIGLCLVAGVAAGLGWFMTKPKAPPMELALDKLGLSRPDGLLEAHSLSQLPKDLLAVPFLKATLTEDFVFYYEAHADRLGLIGSLRRIIYEHDLKLQDSLIEEIFDQPADVALWRGADGRLKDFLLVMDRGGLAKMLEPLAKVALDDTQLSKLSDLKVGGDDVALYQLSYNASKSLLFASHGDKLVVLSNPTKLYDPASGSAVEPGSVSTTALAALLNGDKLFPEAFGLPSKAPEVKQRISVNASVLAMGYQRFIPNFAGLRFDMDDKGWHSFLAMDELENQPDFDFKPIWQAMPMGASACVTLPLAAEQQKPLLVKLGADDKAAQAMVDHMAGAAGLCWYADSRLYTPLLVASLNEDDGKLDADLGNLFGSMVGAYENNVAEHAFPVVEKQQGPTHQWLRQVSSNFGPYLAKEAEQPDAITGKAFLRVSLARHGSTLLFSLDDKLVDKALGTLDKRFPPMADVVPKDLLMPFYFGPDSMAQLMQRETLDSLPQDMEPVFYNAAQTYLIPKLRTLGGYGKYALTLPEGSEPDGHWQWLPLEWKAL from the coding sequence ATGAGCGACAACACTGCTTCCCCGACCACGCCGACCCCTGTCGCCAAACCTGTACGCCGCTGGCCGGCGCTGCTGATCGGGCTGTGCCTGGTGGCCGGTGTCGCCGCCGGGTTGGGCTGGTTCATGACCAAGCCCAAGGCGCCGCCCATGGAGTTGGCGTTGGACAAGCTCGGCCTGAGCCGGCCCGACGGCTTGCTCGAGGCGCATTCCCTGAGCCAGTTGCCCAAGGACCTGTTGGCGGTGCCGTTCCTCAAGGCCACGCTCACCGAGGACTTCGTCTTCTATTACGAGGCCCACGCCGACCGCCTGGGGCTGATCGGCAGCCTGCGCCGGATCATCTACGAGCATGACCTCAAGTTGCAGGACAGCCTGATCGAGGAGATTTTCGACCAGCCGGCCGATGTGGCGCTGTGGCGCGGTGCCGACGGTCGTCTCAAGGATTTCCTGCTGGTGATGGACCGCGGTGGCCTGGCCAAGATGCTCGAACCGTTGGCGAAAGTTGCCCTGGACGATACGCAGCTGAGCAAACTCAGCGACCTGAAAGTCGGCGGCGATGACGTCGCGCTCTACCAACTCAGCTACAACGCCAGCAAATCCCTGCTCTTCGCCTCCCATGGCGACAAGCTGGTCGTGCTGTCCAACCCGACCAAGCTGTACGACCCGGCCAGCGGGTCCGCAGTTGAACCGGGCAGCGTTTCGACGACCGCCCTGGCCGCCTTGCTCAACGGCGACAAACTCTTCCCCGAAGCCTTCGGCCTGCCGTCCAAGGCACCGGAGGTCAAGCAACGCATCTCGGTCAACGCCAGCGTGCTCGCCATGGGCTACCAGCGTTTCATCCCGAACTTCGCCGGGTTGCGTTTCGACATGGACGACAAGGGCTGGCACAGCTTCCTGGCCATGGACGAGCTGGAAAACCAGCCGGACTTCGACTTCAAGCCGATCTGGCAAGCCATGCCCATGGGCGCCAGTGCCTGCGTAACCTTGCCCCTGGCGGCCGAACAACAGAAGCCGCTGCTGGTAAAACTCGGCGCCGACGACAAGGCCGCCCAGGCCATGGTCGACCATATGGCCGGCGCGGCGGGCCTGTGCTGGTACGCCGATTCGCGCCTGTACACGCCGCTGCTGGTGGCGAGCCTGAACGAAGACGACGGCAAGCTCGACGCCGACCTGGGCAACCTGTTCGGTTCGATGGTGGGCGCCTATGAAAACAACGTCGCCGAACATGCCTTCCCGGTGGTCGAGAAGCAGCAAGGCCCGACGCACCAGTGGCTGCGCCAGGTCAGCTCCAACTTCGGCCCCTACCTGGCCAAGGAAGCGGAGCAGCCTGACGCGATTACCGGCAAGGCGTTCCTGCGGGTCAGTCTGGCGCGCCACGGTTCGACGTTGCTGTTTTCCCTCGACGACAAGCTGGTGGACAAAGCCCTCGGCACCCTCGACAAGCGCTTCCCGCCCATGGCTGACGTGGTGCCCAAGGACCTGCTGATGCCGTTCTACTTCGGCCCGGATTCCATGGCGCAACTGATGCAGCGCGAAACCCTCGACAGCCTGCCCCAGGACATGGAACCGGTGTTCTACAACGCCGCGCAAACCTACCTGATCCCGAAACTGCGCACCCTCGGCGGCTACGGCAAATACGCCCTGACGTTGCCCGAAGGCAGCGAGCCGGACGGTCACTGGCAATGGCTGCCGCTGGAATGGAAAGCCCTGTGA
- a CDS encoding YfaP family protein — protein MGAPMAWAQPSAELSEPVGGWRYSGLLDRTENPQVAYPTPPIDRGVQRNRTMIEGRLKAMGAARPPHSLAVNGNPLNLYTDDEGRFARPYAFGAGSNSVEVRSSEGQSLKRVQFYEANNLRTPAQIRVVLGWDDPKAELDLHIITPDGQHAFFGQPALTNGGGLDPDGVDGPGPEMFTMTAPMHGTYLVYVNYWGNYGNGGYNFDETSNENEVITSQINLVLNENTVNEKRETFVVPLRAIGDLLLVKTFNY, from the coding sequence ATGGGCGCGCCGATGGCGTGGGCGCAGCCTTCGGCTGAGCTGTCGGAACCGGTGGGGGGCTGGCGCTACAGCGGCCTGCTCGATCGCACTGAAAACCCGCAAGTTGCCTACCCCACACCGCCCATCGACCGGGGCGTGCAGCGCAACCGCACGATGATCGAGGGCCGACTCAAGGCTATGGGCGCCGCCCGTCCGCCCCACAGCCTGGCGGTCAACGGCAATCCACTTAATCTCTACACCGACGACGAGGGGCGTTTCGCTCGACCGTATGCGTTCGGTGCCGGTTCCAACAGCGTCGAAGTGCGCAGCTCCGAGGGCCAGTCCCTCAAGCGGGTGCAGTTCTATGAGGCCAACAACCTGCGGACCCCGGCGCAGATCCGCGTGGTGCTGGGCTGGGACGACCCCAAGGCCGAACTGGACCTGCACATCATTACACCCGACGGCCAGCATGCGTTCTTCGGCCAACCGGCGCTGACCAACGGCGGCGGCCTTGACCCGGATGGTGTCGATGGCCCCGGCCCTGAAATGTTCACCATGACCGCGCCGATGCACGGCACTTACCTGGTCTACGTGAACTATTGGGGCAACTACGGCAACGGCGGCTATAACTTCGACGAAACCAGCAACGAGAACGAGGTCATTACCTCGCAGATCAACCTGGTGCTCAACGAAAACACCGTCAATGAAAAACGCGAGACCTTTGTCGTGCCCCTGCGCGCCATTGGCGATCTGTTGCTGGTCAAGACTTTCAACTACTAA
- a CDS encoding exodeoxyribonuclease VII small subunit → MARKKAALDFEQSLADLQTLVERLENGELSLEDSLTAFEQGIGLTRDCQAALAQAEQKVQLLLERDGELTEEPFDAEQPE, encoded by the coding sequence ATGGCCCGTAAAAAAGCTGCACTGGACTTCGAACAATCTCTGGCCGACCTGCAAACGCTGGTCGAACGGCTGGAGAACGGCGAATTGTCGCTGGAAGACTCGCTGACCGCCTTCGAGCAAGGCATCGGCTTGACTCGCGACTGCCAGGCGGCGCTGGCCCAGGCCGAACAGAAGGTGCAATTGCTGCTCGAACGTGACGGTGAATTGACCGAAGAGCCTTTCGACGCGGAACAGCCTGAATGA